A stretch of DNA from Vibrio gallaecicus:
GCTAGGGAGAGCTGTAGGTGAGACTATGATCGTACTTATGGCTACAGGTAATACACCTATTATGGATTGGAATATTCTAGAAGGGATGAGGACGTTATCTGCAACAATCGCGGTAGAACTTCCTGAGTCTGCAGTGGGAAGCTCTCACTTCCGTCTATTGTTCTTAGCTGCTTTGCTACTTTTCATATTCACCTTTGCTGTAAACTCTGTTGCAGAGTGGGTAAGGCAGCGATTAAGAGATAAGTACCGTGCCTTATAGATTATTTTATTTATCTAAGACCTTAGAAAAGGTTACCTCTACACCTACCTTAATTTACTGTTTTGTAGGTTGCGCTATATCTACGAGCGAGCTTTGTGATGATTAAATGGTTTCGCTCCGGCTCTCCGTGGATTTGGTTAACGGGTGGTGCAGTCAGCATTAGTATGCTTTCTGTACTGGGGTTGATGTTATTGATTGGCTGGAAAGGGCTTACTTACTTTTGGCCTGCACCGCTATACCAGTGGCAGACTCAAGTCGATACTGAGTCTTTCGTCTCAGGGGTTGATGCCGATGTTTCGACTAATGATGTACTGATTGGTCAACTTTATGAGCGTAAATATATACCTATCGAACAAATTTCAGGGGACCTAAGCCAATTCTCGGCGAAGAGCATCGAAAGCGGCTTTGTCCGTAGGTTAAGCATTAAAGTAGCGAATCGAGAGCTTTACCCTGCCGATTTTGTCGCCATTCTAGAAGTAGACCTACTTGAGCCTACAATGCCTAAAGAGTGGGCTGTTATTGAACGAAGCCGAGGTGGGTATTTCTTTGGCAAACCGGTCGGCTTTAAAACCGCATCAGGTATCCGCACACAAAATATTGATCAAGAGTTGTTACGTGGTTTAGCGTTTTCAGACACACTTCGAGATGAAACGTCGAGAATTGTAGATCAAGAAATCCGTGATATAAGCTGGCAATTAGAAAAGTTAAGGTTAGAAAAGCGTAAGCATCAACTGAATGAGCAGTTAACTGACGAATACCTCAGTTCCTATACATTGAAAAAGGAACAATTGAATAGTCAGTTAATGGATGCCGAGTTACGTTTAGAGCAATTAAGAAAACAGCTGAATATCGAAGCTTTACTTGTCGTAGATATGACAGGGGAAACGGTTGAAATTCCACTTAGCCATATTTTAGATTATTGGTACCCGAACCAAATGACTTATCCTGAAAAGGTGACGCATTGGGGCAAGCAGGTTTGGAAGTTTTTATCGGAAAACCCTCGAGATTCTAACTCTGAAGGCGGCGTGTTCCCCGCAATCTTTGGCACGGTTTTACTGGTTATATTAATGTCGATCGTTGTGATGCCTTTAGGTGTTGTTGCAGCTATTTATCTTCATGAGTACGCAAAAACGAATGCTCTGACACGAATAATCCGAATTGCTGTCATAAACTTAGCCGGAGTGCCTTCTATCGTTTATGGTGTTTTTGGGCTTGGTTTCTTTGTTTATACCATTGGTGGGTCAATTGATTCATTATTTTACACTGAGCGCTTACCGGCCCCGACCTTTGGTACTCCTGGGTTACTTTGGTCTTCACTTACTTTAGCAGTACTGACTTTGCCTGTAGTGATTGTGACGACAGAGGAAGGTTTAACTCGGATCCCAAGTGCTGTGCGTCATGGTTCATTGGCGTTAGGTGCGACACAATTTGAAACGCTGTGGCGGATTATTTTGCCTATGGCGAGCCCTGCTATTATTACGGGGTTAATTTTGGCAATTGCCCGCGCTGCAGGTGAGGTTGCACCATTAATGCTGGTGGGTGTAGTTAAGCTCGCATCGAGCCTACCTGTAGACAGCCAGTTCCCGTACATTCACCTAGACAGGAAGTTCATGCATTTAGGCTTCCATATTTATGATGTTGGGTTCCAAACATCTAATATTGAAGCTGCAAGACCACTTGTTTATGCGACTTCATTTTTGTTGGTTACAGTGATTGTTGGGCTTAACTTAACGGCAATTAATATCCGAAATAACCTGCGTGAAAAGTATCGTACTTTAGGACAAGATTAAGATGTTTTCGATTAATGAAACTTTGGGTTATCAAGCGCCATTAGACGTGCATAACCTAACGAAAGATGAAACCGCTATCTCGATAGAGAACTTGAACTTGTACTATAAAGAGACGCAAGCGCTTGACGATATTTCAATGAATATTCCTAAAGGGCAAGTGACAGCATTTATTGGACCTTCTGGGTGCGGGAAGTCGACATTGTTACGCTGCATTAATCGTATGAATGATTTAGTGGAAGGCTGTAAAGTTTCAGGAAAAGTGAAGCTTTATGGGAATAATGTTTATCACCCTAAGGTTGATGTCGCGACGTTAAGACGTCGAGTGGGTATGGTTTTTCAACGCCCTAATCCATTTC
This window harbors:
- the pstA gene encoding phosphate ABC transporter permease PstA, whose amino-acid sequence is MIKWFRSGSPWIWLTGGAVSISMLSVLGLMLLIGWKGLTYFWPAPLYQWQTQVDTESFVSGVDADVSTNDVLIGQLYERKYIPIEQISGDLSQFSAKSIESGFVRRLSIKVANRELYPADFVAILEVDLLEPTMPKEWAVIERSRGGYFFGKPVGFKTASGIRTQNIDQELLRGLAFSDTLRDETSRIVDQEIRDISWQLEKLRLEKRKHQLNEQLTDEYLSSYTLKKEQLNSQLMDAELRLEQLRKQLNIEALLVVDMTGETVEIPLSHILDYWYPNQMTYPEKVTHWGKQVWKFLSENPRDSNSEGGVFPAIFGTVLLVILMSIVVMPLGVVAAIYLHEYAKTNALTRIIRIAVINLAGVPSIVYGVFGLGFFVYTIGGSIDSLFYTERLPAPTFGTPGLLWSSLTLAVLTLPVVIVTTEEGLTRIPSAVRHGSLALGATQFETLWRIILPMASPAIITGLILAIARAAGEVAPLMLVGVVKLASSLPVDSQFPYIHLDRKFMHLGFHIYDVGFQTSNIEAARPLVYATSFLLVTVIVGLNLTAINIRNNLREKYRTLGQD